The genomic interval TTGTTATGAGTGGAGCTAACCACCATATATGGTATTTAGGCGTTTTTCACAACACTGAGCAAAAAACGTTGCTGAAAAAGAAAATTGCGTAAAAAATGCCGGTGATTTTCAATGAAATTGCGCAAATCCCGCCAATATTGCCCGATTTGCTGATTTCATATCCAACATATATGGTGATTGATATAAAATGCCCCTTTTGCACTCATTCAGAAACAAAAGTCCTTGACTCGCGCGAATCAGAAGACAACATAAACCGGCGAAGAAGGGAATGCGAGAAATGTTCCAAAAGGTTCACTACCTACGAGCGCATCGAGCTTCCGTCACTACTTGTGATAAAAAAAGACGGAAACAGGGAGGAATTTGATCGGGAAAAAGTCAGGCGCGGCATACTACATGCATGTGAGAAACGCCCGATAACG from Nanoarchaeota archaeon carries:
- the nrdR gene encoding transcriptional regulator NrdR, which codes for MKCPFCTHSETKVLDSRESEDNINRRRRECEKCSKRFTTYERIELPSLLVIKKDGNREEFDREKVRRGILHACEKRPITHEAIEKLASEIESEIRQRHEDAHEVKSSEIGTVVMRKLKSLDEVAYIRFASVYKRFTDVESFKKEIDKLL